A region of Solea solea chromosome 7, fSolSol10.1, whole genome shotgun sequence DNA encodes the following proteins:
- the hmgb1b gene encoding high mobility group protein B1b isoform X3 — MVKDPKKPRGKMSSYAYFVQTCREEHKKKHPEASVNFSEFSKRCSERWKTMSQKEKGKFEDMAKLDKVRYEREMKTYIPPKGQKKKRFKDPNAPKRPPSAFFLFCADFRPKVKTEHPGLSIGDTAKKLGEMWNGTAAEDKQPYERKAAKLKEKYDKDICAYRTKGKVDSAPAKAEEDDDEEEDEEGEDDDDDDDDDDDE; from the exons ATGGTGAAGGATCCAAAGAAGCCAAGGGGCAAAATGTCCTCGTACGCCTACTTTGTGCAGACATGTCGCGAAGAGCACAAGAAGAAACATCCGGAAGCTTCTGTCAACTTCTCAGAGTTCTCCAAGAGATGCTCTGAGCGGTGGAAG ACTATGTCACAAAAGGAGAAAGGCAAGTTTGAAGACATGGCCAAACTGGATAAGGTGCGTTACGAGAGGGAAATGAAGACCTATATTCCCCCCAAGGGCCAGAAGAAGAAGCGCTTCAAGGACCCCAACGCACCCAAGAGACCACC GTCggccttcttcctcttctgcgCAGACTTTCGCCCCAAGGTCAAAACCGAGCATCCAGGACTCTCCATCGGGGACACGGCAAAGAAGTTGGGAGAGATGTGGAACGGCACAGCCGCAGAGGACAAGCAGCCGTACGAGCGGAAAGCTGCCAAGCTGAAGGAGAAATACGACAAG GATATTTGTGCATACCGCACAAAGGGCAAAGTGGATTCAGCGCCAGCTAAAGCAGAAGAGgacgatgatgaggaggaagacgaggagggagaggacgacgacgacgatgacgacgatgacgacgacgagtAG
- the hmgb1b gene encoding high mobility group protein B1b isoform X2 yields MTSKQKIKMVKDPKKPRGKMSSYAYFVQTCREEHKKKHPEASVNFSEFSKRCSERWKTMSQKEKGKFEDMAKLDKVRYEREMKTYIPPKGQKKKRFKDPNAPKRPPSAFFLFCADFRPKVKTEHPGLSIGDTAKKLGEMWNGTAAEDKQPYERKAAKLKEKYDKDICAYRTKGKVDSAPAKAEEDDDEEEDEEGEDDDDDDDDDDDE; encoded by the exons ATGACATCAAAACAG aAAATCAAGATGGTGAAGGATCCAAAGAAGCCAAGGGGCAAAATGTCCTCGTACGCCTACTTTGTGCAGACATGTCGCGAAGAGCACAAGAAGAAACATCCGGAAGCTTCTGTCAACTTCTCAGAGTTCTCCAAGAGATGCTCTGAGCGGTGGAAG ACTATGTCACAAAAGGAGAAAGGCAAGTTTGAAGACATGGCCAAACTGGATAAGGTGCGTTACGAGAGGGAAATGAAGACCTATATTCCCCCCAAGGGCCAGAAGAAGAAGCGCTTCAAGGACCCCAACGCACCCAAGAGACCACC GTCggccttcttcctcttctgcgCAGACTTTCGCCCCAAGGTCAAAACCGAGCATCCAGGACTCTCCATCGGGGACACGGCAAAGAAGTTGGGAGAGATGTGGAACGGCACAGCCGCAGAGGACAAGCAGCCGTACGAGCGGAAAGCTGCCAAGCTGAAGGAGAAATACGACAAG GATATTTGTGCATACCGCACAAAGGGCAAAGTGGATTCAGCGCCAGCTAAAGCAGAAGAGgacgatgatgaggaggaagacgaggagggagaggacgacgacgacgatgacgacgatgacgacgacgagtAG
- the hmgb1b gene encoding high mobility group protein B1b isoform X1 — MSNSRRRQRDKQRGGSLTTHPALTLLFLPLFDTYSRTAVASYSAVEKIKMVKDPKKPRGKMSSYAYFVQTCREEHKKKHPEASVNFSEFSKRCSERWKTMSQKEKGKFEDMAKLDKVRYEREMKTYIPPKGQKKKRFKDPNAPKRPPSAFFLFCADFRPKVKTEHPGLSIGDTAKKLGEMWNGTAAEDKQPYERKAAKLKEKYDKDICAYRTKGKVDSAPAKAEEDDDEEEDEEGEDDDDDDDDDDDE, encoded by the exons ATGTCCAACAGCCGGAGGAGACAGAGGGATAAACAGAGAGGAGGATCACTCACTACTCACCCCGCACTGACGCTGCTCTTCCTCCCATTGTTTGACACGTACAGTCGCACAGCCGTGGCCTCATATAGCGCTGTAGAG aAAATCAAGATGGTGAAGGATCCAAAGAAGCCAAGGGGCAAAATGTCCTCGTACGCCTACTTTGTGCAGACATGTCGCGAAGAGCACAAGAAGAAACATCCGGAAGCTTCTGTCAACTTCTCAGAGTTCTCCAAGAGATGCTCTGAGCGGTGGAAG ACTATGTCACAAAAGGAGAAAGGCAAGTTTGAAGACATGGCCAAACTGGATAAGGTGCGTTACGAGAGGGAAATGAAGACCTATATTCCCCCCAAGGGCCAGAAGAAGAAGCGCTTCAAGGACCCCAACGCACCCAAGAGACCACC GTCggccttcttcctcttctgcgCAGACTTTCGCCCCAAGGTCAAAACCGAGCATCCAGGACTCTCCATCGGGGACACGGCAAAGAAGTTGGGAGAGATGTGGAACGGCACAGCCGCAGAGGACAAGCAGCCGTACGAGCGGAAAGCTGCCAAGCTGAAGGAGAAATACGACAAG GATATTTGTGCATACCGCACAAAGGGCAAAGTGGATTCAGCGCCAGCTAAAGCAGAAGAGgacgatgatgaggaggaagacgaggagggagaggacgacgacgacgatgacgacgatgacgacgacgagtAG